The DNA segment TGACACATGCTCCCGCTTTTGTCGGGGCCGGCTGTTCAGGGCATTTAAATAAGGGAATTTATGAGAGGATTAGAATATATATTCAGGCCGAAATCAGTGGCCGTCATCGGGGCCTCTACCCATAAGGGGACGATCGGCCATGAAATTCTGCATAATATTATTATTAATGATTTTAACGGCAAGGTCTTTCCGGTCAATCCGAAGGCCACCGTGATTCATTCGATAAAATGCTATTCCACTATCCTGGATGTCCCCGATGCGGTGGACATGGCGGTAATCGTAGTGCCGCGCGAAATTGTCTGCAATGTCGCCGAGCAGTGCGGACAGAAAGGGGTTAAAGGACTGGTGGTGATTTCGGCCGGTTTCAAGGAAGTGGGGGGTGTTGGAGTCAAACTTGAAGAAGATCTGGTCAAAATAGTCCACAAGTACAATATGCGGATGATCGGGCCAAATTGCTTTGGGATAGTCAATACCGAGCCGGAAATAAGTCTCAATTGCACTTTTGGAAAGACCAAAGCCCTGCCGGGAAAAGTCGGCTTTGTTTCACAGTCCGGTGGACTCGGCGAGGCCATTATGAATCATGCCCGGGAACTGGGACTCGGTTTTTCGATGGTGGCCTCGATCGGCAATAAGGCTGATGTTTCGACCAATGATATTCTGGAGTTTTGGAAGGATGACCCCCAAACCGATATCATCCTTTTATACCTGGAAAATTTCGGCAATCCCCGGCACTTTACGCGCATAGCCCGCGAAATATCGCCTAACAAGCCGATAGTGGCTGTAAAATCGGGCCGGACCCGTCAGGGCGCCGCGGCGGCATCGTCGCATACCGGGGCTCTGGCGGAACTTGATGTCGGTGTCGATGCCTTGCTCGATCAGTGCGGGGTCCTGCGGGTTTCTTCGATTGAGGAATTGTTCGATGTGGCTTCGGCCATGTCAAATCAGCCGATTCCGAAAGGGAACCGCGTTGCCATCGTCAGTAACGCCGGTGGGCCGGCGCTTCTGGCGACCGATGCGCTGGTCGGATTGGGCATGAATCTGGCCCCATATGCGGGAGAAACCAAAGCCAGATTGAAAAAGGCGCTATCGGGAATCGGAGAGGTCCATAATCCGCTGGATCTGGTGGCCGGCGCCGGCGGGGAGCATTTCAAATCGGCCCTGAGTGTCATAAAGAATGACCGCAATTTCGATTCTATCTTCATAATATTCGTGCCGCCCGTGACCATCAACCAGATGGAAGTAGCGCAATCGATATTGGACGGCATCAAGGGGTGCAAAAAGACCGTGCTGGTTTGCTTTATGGGGGCGGGGGAAGGATCGGAAGCCATTGCCTATCTTAAGAAGCATCGCCTTCCGGTCTACATATTCCCTGAGGCGGTGGCGAAAACTCTGTCGCAAATTGATATTTATCGGCGCTGGCTGGAACGACCGCGGGGACGCCCCCGACTCTTCAAGACCGAAAAAAAGAAGGTGCAAGAAATTATAAATCAGGCCGTCAAGAAAGGGGAGAAGGCCATTATCGGAAAAGAGGCGCTGGAAGTCCTCCGGGCCTATGGCATCCCCGCGGCTCAATATTATATTGCGTTTACCGACGAGGAAGCTGCAGCGGCGGCCGAAAAAACCGGCTATCCGGTAGTCCTGAAGGTTAATACGCCGCAAATTCTTCATAAGACTGAATTTGGTGCGGTCCTTGTAGATCTGCGTAATGCCAAAGAAGTTCGGGAAGGATTCAATTCCATGAAGAAAAAACTCCCGCAGCTTAAGAAGAACGAGAAATATTCGGTCGTAATACAGGAAATGGTAACAGGAGGTGTGGAGACTGTAATCGGTATGACCACCGACCCGTCATTCGGCCCGCTTATTATGTTCGGACTGGGCGGCATTTATGTCGAAATTCTGAAAGATGTTGCCTTCCGTATCAATCCCTTAAACGATATTGAAGTGGGAGAGATGATATCGGGGTTGAAATCATACCCCTTACTGACAGGATATCGCGGCTCGGAGCCGATCGATATGACGGTCCTTAAGGAGTCGCTCTTGCGCCTTTCACAATTGGTGAGCGACTTTGATCAATTTTCTGAAATTGACATCAATCCCTTTATCGCCTGCCATACCAAAGGGAAATCGAAAGCCGTCGACGCTCGTTTCATTATAAGGCAGACTTGATGATTTTAAGGACTTAAGAAATAAAAAGAGCGAAATATTAATAAAGAGGTTTCCGATGAAATTCGAACTGAAAGCAATCGGTTATTGGTCGCTGATCAAGACTTCTTTCGTGATAAATCTGATAGTCGGGTTTATCATGGGAATTTTCTTTGCTTTGTTTATAGGCGCCATCTTTTCCTTTGCGGCGAACATGGGCGGCCTGGGCGGATCGCCTCTGTTTCAGGAAGGGATGCCACCAATCGGTTTATTGCTGATATTATATCCTTTCCTGTTTGGATTTGGTGGGGCAATCTTCTATACCATATTGTTCGTGATTATTGCGTTTGTCTATAATATGACGGCGAAACTATTGGGCGGATTGGAATTCGATTTGCAGCAGGTGGCGGTCATGCAACCGGTACAGCCGCCTCCGTCCTATTATCAGGCGCCGCCTGCCTATCCGACACCACCGTCCCCTCCGCCTCCCCCGCCGGTGCAACCATTGCCGCCGGATATGACACCGCCTCCGGATAATCAGCCGCCGGCGGGACCGACTATTTGATTAAGAAGGGACACATTTGTTGAATATTCCAGGCAACGAAATCAGAGTCCGTATTGCGCCGTCGCCATCAGGATATCTTCATGTCGGCACGGCCAGAACCGCCATATTTAACTGGCTCTTTGCACGTCATAATGGCGGCAAGTTTATCGTTCGCATAGAGGATACCGACGAGAATCGGTCGGATGCATCCCTGGTGCAGCCGATTCTTGACGCTCTTAAATGGCTGGGAGTCGATTGGGATGAGGGCCCTTACTTCCAGTCGGAGAGAATGGAGAGGTACCGTCCTTATGTAACGAAATTACTCGAAAGCGGCAACGCCTATCGCTGCTTCTGCACCCCTGAGGAGCTGGAAGCGGAACGGAAAATGGCGATGGCGGAAAAAAGACCGCCGCGGTACAATCGCAAATGTCTCAAATTAGGTCAGGATGAGATTCAACAAAAAGTGAACCAAAATATACCGTTTGCCGTGAGGCTAAAGATTCCTGACGGTTCGACAACCTATAATGACCTGGTGCTGGGGCCGATTACGAGAGAGAATGCCGAGATCGAGGATTTGGTCATCGCCCGCGGTGACGGCACCCCGCTGTATAATATGGCGGTGGTAGTGGACGATCATGAGATGGGCATTACACATGTGATTCGCGGTAATGATCATGTAAGTAATACCTTCAAGCAGATACATATTTATCGGGGGCTCGGAATCGAGCTGCCGCTGTTCGGGCACGTGCCTTTGATACTTCGGCCGGATCGCAAAAAGGTTTCCAAGCGACTCGGGGATAAAGATGTGGCCGAGTACGGGCAGGAGGGGATATTGCCGGAGGCACTGTTCAACTTCCTCTGCTTGCTCGGATGGTCGCCGAAAGATGACCGGGAGCTTCTGCACCGGGATGAATTGATAAGAATATTCGCGCTGGAAAATGTTAATCCGGCCAATCCGATTTTCAATGAAGAAAAACTCTTGGCCCTGAACAAGGAATATATCAAGGAAACGCCTGACTACAAGCTGGCCGAGTTGGTGGCCCCCATGGTTGTGGCGGCCGGATATACAACGAAGTACTGGCTTGAAACCCGTTGGTCGTATCTTCTTAAGATTGTCGGATTGCTCAAAGAGAGGTGCCGACGAATGGTCGATTTCGTATCCTTGAGCGAGTATTTTTTTCATGGGGAATTCAATTACGAGCCGGAGGCCGCCGCCAAACAGATGGTTGCAGCCAATCTCCCTTTCCTGGAGGGATTAATGGAGAGATTCGAGGCCGTTTCAGAATTCACCAAAGAGAAGCTCGAAGAGACGCTTAACGGGCTGGCCGCTGATTTGAATGTCAAGAAAGGTCAGATAATTCATCCCACGCGGCTGGCGATTTCGGGGATTTCAGTAGGCCCCGGACTGTATGATATTCTGGAGACGCTGGGCAAGGAAGAAGTGATTAAGAGGTTGGCTCGGGCTATAACATATATAAAGAAAAAGGAAGGACTCGATAATGGATAAAAAAGCGGCGTTGGAAAAAGAAATTGTCGAATTGGAAAAGAAACTCTCCCGGAATCATTTCGGAGGGCTGTTTTATCAGGCGCAGCAGAAAAAAGATATGAACCGCCTGACAAAATTAAGAAAAGAGCTTGAAAAACTCGAGAGCAACAAGTAATCTTCGGCAGATGTTCAAATATATCCGATGAAATGAGGAATAAAATGAGTGATGAATTATTCAGCGATAAGGCGAATCTTCTGAAACATGCCATAAAAGGGGAAGAAGACGGTTTTAAATATTATGACCTCCTGGCCCAGGCGGCGACAAATCCGACCGCCAAAAAGAGACTGGAAGGGCTCCGCGATGACGAGAAAAGGCACAAAGCGATCCTGACCAATCTCTACCGTGACCATGTCGGCGGTGAAGTGGGCCCTCTACCGGAGAAAGGCATCAGTGTTTTGGCGCAGGTGTTTGAGAAAGGGAAGTTACGCCGTCTTAAATCAGAGATGGAATATATCAATCTTGCCATCGAGGCGGAATTGGCGACGGCGAAATATTACAAGTCGGGCATGGATTCGGTTGCCGGCGCCGAGTTTAAAGAAATCCTGCATCAGCTGGTCGAAGAGGAAGACAGCCATTACGAAATTTTGATGGCAGAACGGGAAGCCCTGAGCGGAAACTACTTCTGGTTTGCAACCGAAGATAGTGCCCCGATGGAAGATTAATAATCGGCGGGACTGTTATGGAATGGATTTGTGCTGTCTGTGGCTATGTGCATGCCGGCGATGAGGCGCCGGAGAACTGTCCGGTCTGCGGTGCGCCCACGGATAAATTTTCCGAATTGAAGTAATAATTTCGGGGTCTTTGAAGTGTTTGGCTTACTGAGAAAAAAATTAAAAGCAGGGGATAAGGCCCCCGATTTTTCATTGCCGTCGCATCTGGGCGGACGGGTTCGCCTGTCCGATTTTTTGGGCAAGAAGAGTGTTCTTTTGGCCTTTTATCCTCTCGACTGGACACCGGTCTGAACCAACCAGATACCGGCTTACGATCGCGAATTGAAGCGATTCGAAAGCCTCGATACCCAGGTGCTGGGTATTTCGGTTGACTCCATACCGTGTCATCAGGCGTGGCAGAGATCCCTCGGGGGAATAGAGTTTCCCCTTTTGTCCGATTTTTCTCCTCATGGTGAAGTATGCCGGAGGTATGGAGTTATGACGGAGGCCGGGTACGCCGAACGGGTACTGTTTATAATTGATCAACGGGGCATAATAAGATATGTTGAAGTTGTCGGATTGGCAAATCTGCCGGACAATGAAAAGGCATTCAGTCAATTGAATATTCTCGCGGGAGTTTAGGCGGGGAACAATTCCCGTGGCCTGTCGTTTTTAATCCACAGATCGTATATTGATTAGAAGGATGATGATTAAATAAATGTATTTCGCACTTCCTCAGGAGTATCGCGAGACGGCTTTGCCGGAATTAAAGGAACGCGTCAAGGCGGCGAAGGCACGTCTGGGAAATAAGGCCCTGATTTTGACCCATCACTATCAGCGTTTGGAAGTAGTGGAACTGGGTGATGCCATCGGCGATTCTTATGCTCTGGCCAAAATTGCGGCTTCCCGCCCGGATGTTGAATATATATTTTTCTGCGGGGTCCATTTCATGGCCGAGGCGGCCGATATTCTCTCGCAGGAAAATCAGAAAGTTTATCTACCCAATCCCCTGGCGGGTTGTCCCATGGCCGATATGGCCGAGATGGCCGACGTTTTCGAGGCCTGGGAAGTGCTTGAGGAAATGGGCGGTGACAAGAGAATCATGCCGATTTCCTACATGAATTCCGCCGCCGGGCTGAAGGCGTTTTGCGGCAAACATGGCGGCTTGATTTGCACCTCTTCGAATGCCGATGCCGCCTATCGCTATGGCCTGGAAAGGCGGGAAAAGCTGTTTTTCTTCCCCGACCAGCATCTGGGATTCAACACCGGGATAAAGTACGGTCTCGGGCCGGAAGATATGGTGATATGGGACTTTTCGGCCGCTGACGGGGGCCTGACCCGGGAACAGATTGAGCGGGCTAAAGTCATATTGTGGAAGGGGCATTGCCATGTGCACACCAATTTCAAACCGGAGCATGTCGCGGAAATGAGGCGCACTTACCCGGGAATCAAAATAGTGGTTCATCCGGAATGTCCGCACGACGTGGTCAAACTGGCCGACGCCGCCGGCTCGACAAGTTTTATAGTCAAATTTGTGGAATCCCAGCCGGCCGGTTCCGTCATCGCCATAGGTACCGAAATTAATCTTATTAATCGGCTGGCACATGTACACGCCGACAAAAAGATAATCGAATTATCGGGGCAGACCTGTCCCGTCTGCGCCAATATGTACCGGACAACTGTCAATGATTTGGCCTATTGTCTGGAAAATTATCGCGAAATTAAGCCGATCACGGTCCCGGAGGAGACAAAAAAATACGCCCGGATCGCGCTTGAAAGAATGCTTGAAGTTCACTGATTCCGCGACATCTTTTCTCATATAAAGATAATTTAATACATTATAATGATGATGCAAGTAATTGTAATGTAATTACTTATAATTATACCGTTTTGGTATTAGACTGCAATTAGGGCGTGGCAAGTCGCGTTTGAGTCAGGTGATATCTTCTATATTGCCAGATGTAAATGGTCATTCCGAGCAGGAATAATAAAATTGAAATGAGTTGATTATAGGTCGGTTCCATTCCAAAGAATGAAAAATGCATCTCCGTCTCGTAATAACGCACATATTCTATCAAGTAGCGGAAGACCGCCTCAATCATGAAATACAGGCCGACCGCCTGGCCGTCGAATATTTTATGTTTAAGACGCCAGTGCAATACTAGAAACAGAAGAAGTCCGTAAAGGGAACTATATAATTGGGCCGGATGAAGGTGCTCGGTTCCAAAAATATAATATGGAATTGACCCTACGGGAAAGGAGACGCCCCAGGGAAGATTGGTCGGCGTCCCGAAGCAGCACCCATTAAGGAAACAGCCGACCCGGGTGAAAATCAATCCCAAACCGACCGTGGGCGCAAATAAATCAAGGGTCGCAAAGAGGGGGAGTCTTTTCACTCTAATATAGAGGAAAGAAAGAATTACGGCGACAACGACACCGCCGTAGAGGTTCAGTCCGGCGATACCAAATTGACCGGAATGAAAAGGATTTATAGAAGAAAGCCAATCATTCTTGAATTCGTCCAAATGGAACAAGACATAAAAGAGGCGGGCTCCAAATACGCCGCCGAAAATCATTATATAAGCCAATGTCAAAAGCGGGTCGAACGGAATATTCTTCTTTTTTGACATCTTATATACATATATGACTCCCAGCAGAAATGATATGGTTAGCATCACCCCATAGGCACGTATCGATATCGGGCCTATCTTAAATAATTCAGGATACATATTTAGCGCTTTCCGTTCTGTCGACTACTGCTTTCTTTTCGGCCCCGGTAAATTTATCATAATACTTAAATGTCAGAAGGGTGGCGGTTGTTCCAATTATCGCACCCACAACAACATCGGATATATAATGAAATCGTCCGTAAACCGTTCCCATGGCCAGCCCTATATTCACGGGAATCAGGAACCAACCCGTTCTTGGATAATTCCTCATTGTAAAAAATAATATGACCAGGGCCACGGCCACATGGGATGACGGCATGCACCCCCCATGAACCGCGCCGCTATTGATGGCCAGATCGACCAGGGGACGAAAGATCGGTCCGGTTATTTTATGAATATATTGGCCGGCGAAAAAGTAACGGGGACCCTCGATGGGATAGAGATAAAAAAGCAAAAAGGAAGCAAAAAATGTAATACAAATGGCGGTCAGGGCCTTTTTTATCTCATCATATTTTTTCAGAAAAAAGAAGGACAATAAAAACATCGGAAGCATCAGATAATAGGAGAAATACGAAAAACTGAGGATTTCGGTGACCCAGACATTAATGAAATTTTTGTCCAGCCAGAGACTCAGATCGGCGCCGAAAATCGATATTTCGAACGCTGTCAATCGGCTGTCCAAAAAGTCGGGAAAGAAAAGGCGCATTAAACCGCCGGTCTGCTCATAAAAAATCGT comes from the Candidatus Zixiibacteriota bacterium genome and includes:
- a CDS encoding hypothetical protein (Evidence 5 : Unknown function), giving the protein MSDELFSDKANLLKHAIKGEEDGFKYYDLLAQAATNPTAKKRLEGLRDDEKRHKAILTNLYRDHVGGEVGPLPEKGISVLAQVFEKGKLRRLKSEMEYINLAIEAELATAKYYKSGMDSVAGAEFKEILHQLVEEEDSHYEILMAEREALSGNYFWFATEDSAPMED
- a CDS encoding Acetyl-CoA synthetase (ADP forming), alpha and beta subunit fusion, whose product is MRGLEYIFRPKSVAVIGASTHKGTIGHEILHNIIINDFNGKVFPVNPKATVIHSIKCYSTILDVPDAVDMAVIVVPREIVCNVAEQCGQKGVKGLVVISAGFKEVGGVGVKLEEDLVKIVHKYNMRMIGPNCFGIVNTEPEISLNCTFGKTKALPGKVGFVSQSGGLGEAIMNHARELGLGFSMVASIGNKADVSTNDILEFWKDDPQTDIILLYLENFGNPRHFTRIAREISPNKPIVAVKSGRTRQGAAAASSHTGALAELDVGVDALLDQCGVLRVSSIEELFDVASAMSNQPIPKGNRVAIVSNAGGPALLATDALVGLGMNLAPYAGETKARLKKALSGIGEVHNPLDLVAGAGGEHFKSALSVIKNDRNFDSIFIIFVPPVTINQMEVAQSILDGIKGCKKTVLVCFMGAGEGSEAIAYLKKHRLPVYIFPEAVAKTLSQIDIYRRWLERPRGRPRLFKTEKKKVQEIINQAVKKGEKAIIGKEALEVLRAYGIPAAQYYIAFTDEEAAAAAEKTGYPVVLKVNTPQILHKTEFGAVLVDLRNAKEVREGFNSMKKKLPQLKKNEKYSVVIQEMVTGGVETVIGMTTDPSFGPLIMFGLGGIYVEILKDVAFRINPLNDIEVGEMISGLKSYPLLTGYRGSEPIDMTVLKESLLRLSQLVSDFDQFSEIDINPFIACHTKGKSKAVDARFIIRQT
- a CDS encoding Alkyl hydroperoxide reductase/ Thiol specific antioxidant/ Mal allergen — its product is MFGLLRKKLKAGDKAPDFSLPSHLGGRVRLSDFLGKKSVLLAFYPLDWTPV
- the lgt gene encoding Prolipoprotein diacylglyceryl transferase, which encodes MYPELFKIGPISIRAYGVMLTISFLLGVIYVYKMSKKKNIPFDPLLTLAYIMIFGGVFGARLFYVLFHLDEFKNDWLSSINPFHSGQFGIAGLNLYGGVVVAVILSFLYIRVKRLPLFATLDLFAPTVGLGLIFTRVGCFLNGCCFGTPTNLPWGVSFPVGSIPYYIFGTEHLHPAQLYSSLYGLLLFLVLHWRLKHKIFDGQAVGLYFMIEAVFRYLIEYVRYYETEMHFSFFGMEPTYNQLISILLFLLGMTIYIWQYRRYHLTQTRLATP
- a CDS encoding Putative alkyl hydroperoxide reductase (fragment) (Evidence 3 : Putative function from multiple computational evidences), producing the protein MTEAGYAERVLFIIDQRGIIRYVEVVGLANLPDNEKAFSQLNILAGV
- a CDS encoding hypothetical protein (Evidence 5 : Unknown function) — protein: MDKKAALEKEIVELEKKLSRNHFGGLFYQAQQKKDMNRLTKLRKELEKLESNK
- a CDS encoding putative Phosphoesterase PA-phosphatase-like protein (Evidence 3 : Putative function from multiple computational evidences), whose product is MSKRPVYPFDIAIFAYVGILTILIFVFGRPLNLYYKPLLINLLVAAAVIGIILFLRETDRRPVLFFRILYPGLLFTIFYEQTGGLMRLFFPDFLDSRLTAFEISIFGADLSLWLDKNFINVWVTEILSFSYFSYYLMLPMFLLSFFFLKKYDEIKKALTAICITFFASFLLFYLYPIEGPRYFFAGQYIHKITGPIFRPLVDLAINSGAVHGGCMPSSHVAVALVILFFTMRNYPRTGWFLIPVNIGLAMGTVYGRFHYISDVVVGAIIGTTATLLTFKYYDKFTGAEKKAVVDRTESAKYVS
- the gltX gene encoding Glutamate--tRNA ligase, with product MLNIPGNEIRVRIAPSPSGYLHVGTARTAIFNWLFARHNGGKFIVRIEDTDENRSDASLVQPILDALKWLGVDWDEGPYFQSERMERYRPYVTKLLESGNAYRCFCTPEELEAERKMAMAEKRPPRYNRKCLKLGQDEIQQKVNQNIPFAVRLKIPDGSTTYNDLVLGPITRENAEIEDLVIARGDGTPLYNMAVVVDDHEMGITHVIRGNDHVSNTFKQIHIYRGLGIELPLFGHVPLILRPDRKKVSKRLGDKDVAEYGQEGILPEALFNFLCLLGWSPKDDRELLHRDELIRIFALENVNPANPIFNEEKLLALNKEYIKETPDYKLAELVAPMVVAAGYTTKYWLETRWSYLLKIVGLLKERCRRMVDFVSLSEYFFHGEFNYEPEAAAKQMVAANLPFLEGLMERFEAVSEFTKEKLEETLNGLAADLNVKKGQIIHPTRLAISGISVGPGLYDILETLGKEEVIKRLARAITYIKKKEGLDNG
- the nadA gene encoding Quinolinate synthase A yields the protein MYFALPQEYRETALPELKERVKAAKARLGNKALILTHHYQRLEVVELGDAIGDSYALAKIAASRPDVEYIFFCGVHFMAEAADILSQENQKVYLPNPLAGCPMADMAEMADVFEAWEVLEEMGGDKRIMPISYMNSAAGLKAFCGKHGGLICTSSNADAAYRYGLERREKLFFFPDQHLGFNTGIKYGLGPEDMVIWDFSAADGGLTREQIERAKVILWKGHCHVHTNFKPEHVAEMRRTYPGIKIVVHPECPHDVVKLADAAGSTSFIVKFVESQPAGSVIAIGTEINLINRLAHVHADKKIIELSGQTCPVCANMYRTTVNDLAYCLENYREIKPITVPEETKKYARIALERMLEVH
- a CDS encoding hypothetical protein (Evidence 5 : Unknown function), with the translated sequence MKFELKAIGYWSLIKTSFVINLIVGFIMGIFFALFIGAIFSFAANMGGLGGSPLFQEGMPPIGLLLILYPFLFGFGGAIFYTILFVIIAFVYNMTAKLLGGLEFDLQQVAVMQPVQPPPSYYQAPPAYPTPPSPPPPPPVQPLPPDMTPPPDNQPPAGPTI